One part of the Bacteroidia bacterium genome encodes these proteins:
- a CDS encoding histidine kinase, translating into MAESEGIELQFLIGGILGMFGLAVAIIGFVVLYQRKLLSQQKKIEEERSQYQEELLQSVLDAQEAERERIGRDLHDDIGSMLATARLYIQQTQQKASEKETEWMDKADEVLSESIKSLGIIARDLVPTVLNQLGLPEAIEGLCDVVRKNAGHKVTFGYGNLSEMPPEQALHIYRITQELITNTLKHADADLIQISLGSSEVGLHLIYIDNGVGMKLTDNSKESGLGIKNIESRLSLLKGSLKIQHPEEGGVVFKIGIPQLTK; encoded by the coding sequence ATGGCTGAAAGTGAAGGAATAGAACTACAATTTTTGATTGGAGGCATACTAGGTATGTTTGGACTGGCAGTAGCCATCATAGGCTTTGTTGTCCTCTATCAAAGAAAACTTCTCAGCCAGCAGAAGAAGATAGAAGAAGAGCGAAGTCAATATCAGGAAGAACTCTTACAGTCCGTGCTTGACGCTCAGGAAGCCGAAAGAGAGCGGATAGGACGAGACTTACATGATGATATAGGTTCCATGCTTGCCACAGCCAGATTGTACATCCAGCAAACCCAACAAAAAGCTTCTGAAAAGGAGACGGAATGGATGGATAAAGCTGATGAAGTATTGAGCGAGTCGATTAAAAGCCTGGGCATCATCGCTAGGGATTTGGTACCTACCGTTTTGAATCAATTGGGTTTGCCCGAGGCAATAGAAGGCCTTTGTGATGTTGTAAGAAAGAACGCAGGCCACAAGGTAACATTTGGCTATGGCAATCTTTCAGAAATGCCTCCTGAGCAGGCCTTGCATATATATCGGATTACGCAGGAATTGATTACCAACACTCTAAAACATGCAGATGCGGACCTTATTCAAATTAGCTTAGGTAGCAGTGAAGTAGGCCTGCACTTGATATATATAGATAATGGTGTAGGAATGAAGCTTACGGATAATTCAAAGGAATCTGGATTAGGGATTAAGAATATTGAAAGTAGGCTTTCCCTTTTGAAAGGATCTCTGAAAATTCAACATCCTGAAGAGGGCGGGGTGGTTTTCAAAATTGGAATCCCTCAGCTTACGAAATAA
- a CDS encoding MAC/perforin domain-containing protein — MKTTKATEKTLTQSRFFLDWTKAELGTGYRLLDYEFTSNMAITEESLQTAMEEKSNPKSNEFEFEIKVFKSEEEMIQQLDLEASAKAAAWGAQMQGKASWFKKNRFSKTSLVVMISVKQVLGTKNLAIDHLNLKKEALEKMKDSFEKFYEKYGSHFVGMIEYGGELNLFAKTEFTTEKSQQEASASIKASAKKVEGEGKFSSAFSKELQSYGLHLTGYGKGGSLEGMNPSASADEWNKWMFNTWIKTIEEKPAILRSELRELASIDNALDNYKQELRRPIYHTNLLVNSLSAYEKVNRDLIYLIEDGEKFIPAPSVLDQIKGEQQKAKLAIDALKEYRVCETSALNREKPEVVLKGHAKPEELEDTFKKFYKNVKNNRPIRERDPFYLQSTGREGSYFFGAPVGNLGGDEIMLANSNHKSSAIAIEFRGEVKHGGRVNICLAHPIKGKQYLTIGSIGNWIRVKKKAGQKGSWIISKKNQDDEHIRYGDRIRIVNPEQQNLTIKRAKDWGKFYLTAKTHQNHFILIHKI, encoded by the coding sequence ATGAAAACGACTAAAGCAACAGAAAAAACATTAACTCAATCCAGGTTTTTCCTGGATTGGACAAAGGCTGAACTTGGAACAGGTTATAGACTCTTGGATTATGAGTTTACCTCAAACATGGCCATTACAGAGGAAAGTTTGCAAACAGCAATGGAAGAAAAGTCAAATCCTAAGAGCAATGAATTCGAATTTGAAATTAAGGTTTTTAAGTCTGAGGAAGAGATGATCCAGCAATTAGACCTAGAGGCATCTGCGAAAGCTGCGGCTTGGGGTGCCCAAATGCAGGGAAAGGCTTCCTGGTTCAAAAAGAACAGGTTTTCAAAAACTTCTTTAGTAGTAATGATTAGTGTTAAACAGGTTTTAGGTACGAAAAATCTAGCAATAGACCATTTAAATCTAAAAAAGGAGGCTTTGGAAAAGATGAAGGATAGCTTTGAAAAGTTTTATGAGAAATATGGTAGTCATTTCGTAGGAATGATAGAATATGGAGGAGAACTGAATTTATTTGCAAAGACTGAATTCACAACTGAAAAGTCCCAGCAAGAAGCCTCTGCCAGCATAAAAGCCAGTGCTAAAAAAGTAGAAGGAGAGGGAAAATTCTCTTCGGCTTTTTCAAAGGAATTACAATCCTACGGTTTACATCTTACAGGATATGGGAAAGGAGGCTCGCTGGAAGGAATGAATCCTTCTGCTAGTGCTGATGAATGGAATAAGTGGATGTTCAATACATGGATTAAAACTATTGAAGAAAAACCAGCCATACTTCGATCAGAACTCCGAGAACTAGCAAGTATAGATAATGCACTTGATAATTATAAACAGGAGCTTCGTCGGCCTATTTACCATACAAATTTACTTGTTAATTCGCTTTCTGCATACGAGAAAGTGAATAGAGATCTAATCTACCTAATAGAAGATGGGGAGAAATTTATTCCAGCTCCTTCAGTCCTGGATCAAATCAAGGGGGAACAACAGAAAGCGAAGCTAGCTATAGATGCGCTTAAGGAATATCGAGTATGTGAAACCTCTGCTTTAAATCGGGAAAAGCCTGAAGTGGTTTTGAAAGGACATGCGAAGCCTGAAGAGCTTGAAGACACTTTTAAGAAATTCTACAAAAACGTTAAAAACAATCGCCCCATTCGCGAAAGAGACCCCTTTTATTTACAATCAACCGGAAGAGAGGGTTCCTATTTCTTTGGGGCGCCTGTTGGAAACTTAGGGGGGGATGAAATTATGCTCGCAAATAGCAATCATAAATCGAGTGCCATTGCAATAGAATTTCGTGGGGAAGTAAAGCATGGTGGAAGAGTAAATATCTGTCTCGCTCATCCCATCAAAGGAAAACAGTATCTCACTATAGGCAGTATAGGGAATTGGATAAGAGTAAAGAAGAAAGCAGGCCAAAAAGGTAGTTGGATTATCAGCAAGAAGAATCAGGATGATGAACACATTAGATACGGAGATAGGATAAGAATTGTAAATCCTGAACAACAGAATCTCACCATAAAGCGGGCGAAAGATTGGGGCAAATTTTATTTAACAGCTAAAACACATCAGAACCACTTTATCCTCATCCATAAAATTTAA
- a CDS encoding carboxylesterase family protein gives MNLPGEEKEAISLLLEGGPIIGYRKENLVVFKGIPYAKPPIGSLRWKPPQKLLPWAKPKICQDFGPVCPQAEYPKTSIYRISPRQQSEDCLYLNVWTSSLDPSAKLPVMLWIHGGNLERGSACLPFYNGSQLAKEGVVMLSINYRVGILGFLAHPELSAESDQGISGNYALLDQIAALEWVQENIHHFGGDREQVCIFGQSAGSWSVNTLMASPLAKGLFHRAIGQSGASFYGERHLREKVHPKIPAEEMGEKFMKEMGAKNLEELRDTSAEELVAAAFATDTVFRSDFVVDGYALPMTVKEIFEAATHNQVPLLLGLTSREWSGFVNLKTLPRKLSSYKEMIEKRYPDQWEHFSQIYPAKTDADILHSHLDHWGDWVFGVQIRRWARAAAKTDQPVYQYYFSREPNTRQKAFLGAFHAVEIPYAFGILDQVPNSDMYEKWDYELSGRMSRLWLDFAKADFEKNEEEWKPFRIDDENYLEFGDEVSLGKDLLKKRLDVLEELLGNRNRGDESPR, from the coding sequence ATGAATTTACCTGGCGAAGAAAAAGAAGCTATTTCCCTACTGCTGGAAGGAGGTCCTATCATTGGATATCGAAAAGAAAACCTTGTCGTTTTCAAAGGCATTCCGTATGCCAAACCACCTATCGGTAGTCTTCGCTGGAAGCCTCCGCAAAAATTGCTGCCCTGGGCAAAGCCGAAGATTTGCCAGGATTTTGGACCGGTATGCCCACAGGCAGAATATCCCAAAACTTCTATCTACCGTATATCCCCTCGACAACAATCTGAGGACTGTTTGTATCTCAATGTCTGGACTTCTTCTCTGGACCCTTCTGCCAAGCTTCCGGTCATGCTTTGGATACATGGAGGAAATCTGGAACGGGGTTCGGCTTGTTTGCCTTTTTATAATGGAAGTCAACTGGCAAAAGAAGGGGTTGTGATGCTAAGCATCAATTATCGGGTCGGGATATTGGGCTTTCTGGCTCATCCCGAACTGAGTGCAGAATCCGATCAGGGCATTTCCGGTAATTATGCCTTGCTCGATCAGATAGCTGCCTTAGAATGGGTACAGGAAAACATCCATCACTTTGGAGGCGATAGAGAGCAGGTCTGCATTTTTGGACAATCAGCAGGAAGCTGGAGTGTAAATACCCTCATGGCCAGTCCTCTGGCGAAAGGCCTTTTTCATCGGGCCATTGGGCAGAGCGGGGCCAGCTTTTATGGGGAAAGGCATTTGCGAGAAAAAGTTCATCCTAAAATTCCAGCTGAGGAAATGGGGGAGAAGTTTATGAAGGAAATGGGCGCAAAGAATTTGGAGGAACTTAGAGATACTTCCGCAGAGGAATTGGTGGCAGCTGCCTTTGCCACGGATACAGTATTTAGATCGGATTTTGTTGTCGATGGATATGCTTTGCCTATGACAGTAAAAGAGATATTTGAAGCAGCTACTCATAATCAAGTCCCTTTGCTGCTGGGCCTCACTTCTCGGGAGTGGTCGGGTTTTGTGAATCTCAAAACTTTGCCCCGAAAGCTATCTTCCTATAAAGAAATGATTGAAAAGCGATATCCGGACCAATGGGAACACTTCTCGCAAATCTATCCTGCAAAAACAGATGCAGACATCCTTCACTCTCATCTGGATCATTGGGGCGATTGGGTATTTGGGGTGCAAATCAGACGTTGGGCCAGAGCCGCAGCAAAGACTGATCAGCCCGTTTATCAATACTACTTTAGCCGGGAACCTAATACCAGACAAAAAGCCTTTCTGGGTGCCTTTCATGCAGTTGAAATTCCTTATGCCTTTGGTATACTGGATCAGGTTCCCAATTCTGATATGTATGAGAAATGGGATTATGAACTTTCGGGCAGGATGTCTCGATTGTGGTTGGATTTTGCGAAAGCTGATTTTGAAAAAAATGAAGAGGAATGGAAGCCTTTTCGGATAGATGATGAAAACTATCTGGAATTTGGGGATGAGGTTTCTTTGGGGAAGGACTTGTTGAAAAAGAGACTGGACGTATTAGAGGAATTGTTGGGAAATAGAAATCGGGGAGACGAATCTCCCCGATAA
- a CDS encoding alpha/beta hydrolase, with protein sequence MNFFRKVLSWMKKLIKWMSVSLISFLLLIIVAGLGYRLIMPDTLEPLGEMIDMDGYQLHILRTGEESEKPTLVIEGGGGLTTEFYHWLSEGLKDSLRVIRYDRIGINHSDEIISPRDPETVARRLHSLLEKAGESPPYLMMGHSTGGPQIRVFTELYPDEVEAMFFLDATHPDHVVRYNAPKQSSFKYKGYLASIEAQAILCDLGVFSLYDKLFTTPYYGEGLPDEMNQRIKDQFQTGKTFRAFKKETEYYYVTLERSGKVEDFGSLPIRAFHAVPADTEWRKAYDAKVRERIQLYGKHKDYADLSTHGKSIEISGNHVSIFTRKENAEIICKEVFQVLKELGY encoded by the coding sequence ATGAATTTTTTTAGAAAAGTTTTGAGCTGGATGAAAAAACTCATCAAATGGATGAGTGTATCCTTGATTTCCTTTTTATTGTTGATCATAGTAGCAGGTTTAGGCTATCGATTGATTATGCCAGATACCCTTGAACCACTGGGAGAAATGATTGATATGGATGGCTATCAACTACATATCCTTCGTACGGGAGAGGAAAGTGAAAAGCCTACTTTGGTGATTGAAGGCGGAGGAGGCTTAACGACTGAGTTTTATCACTGGTTAAGCGAAGGTCTTAAAGATAGCTTGAGAGTTATTCGGTATGACAGAATAGGCATAAATCATAGTGATGAAATTATTTCTCCACGCGATCCTGAAACGGTTGCTCGCCGCTTACATAGCCTTTTGGAGAAAGCAGGGGAATCTCCGCCTTATCTCATGATGGGACATTCGACAGGCGGACCTCAGATCCGCGTATTTACCGAATTATATCCGGATGAGGTCGAAGCTATGTTTTTTCTGGATGCTACCCATCCGGATCATGTTGTCCGTTATAATGCTCCCAAGCAAAGCTCCTTCAAGTACAAAGGATATTTAGCCTCTATAGAAGCTCAAGCTATATTATGTGATTTGGGTGTCTTCTCGCTCTATGATAAACTTTTTACTACGCCCTATTATGGTGAAGGTCTCCCGGACGAAATGAACCAAAGAATCAAGGATCAGTTTCAGACTGGAAAAACATTCAGAGCTTTCAAGAAGGAAACCGAATACTACTATGTCACCCTGGAGCGTTCGGGTAAAGTTGAAGACTTTGGTTCATTGCCCATCAGAGCTTTTCATGCCGTTCCTGCAGATACTGAATGGAGAAAGGCCTATGATGCTAAAGTCAGGGAAAGAATACAGCTATATGGCAAGCATAAGGACTATGCAGATCTTTCCACACATGGGAAAAGCATTGAAATAAGTGGAAATCATGTGAGCATTTTTACCCGAAAAGAGAATGCGGAAATAATTTGTAAAGAGGTCTTTCAGGTTCTTAAGGAATTGGGGTATTAG